The following nucleotide sequence is from Aggregicoccus sp. 17bor-14.
GGTGAAGCCGCGTGCACGGAGGAGCGCGCGGCGCAGGACGGGACGGGACATGGTGGAGGGACCTCGCAGGGCGGACATCAGTGGGCGGCGCCCACGGGCGCCGGCTCGAGAAGGAAGGTGGAGGGGCTCATCGGCACGACGCGCAGGCCCTGCTGCTCCTGCGCGTGCAGCCAGGCGCGCAGCTCGGGCGAGGGGGCGCGGCCGTCCTGCGTGCGCACGATGCGCCGCGCGCCCTCGGTCTGCAGCAGGCCGAGCCCGGCAGGCGCTCCGGGGACGCTCTGGTAGGGCGGAGCGCCGGACCCGCGCATCTCCCACAGCTGCAGGCCCGCGCCCGTGATCAGCACCGCCCCGAGCACCGCGAGCGCCACCTTCTGCTTGCGCTGGCGCGCGCCGTCCGCCCGCGAGAAGAGCACCACCTTGCCCGCGCCCTGGGCGGCCGCGGCGTTCGACTTGGAGGCAAAGCCGGCGGGCTGCGCGGCGGGCTGCGCAGCCGGCACGCCCTTCACGCGCACCTCGGAGAGCGCTACCGCGTCGCGCACGAGCGCGTCGCGCACGGCGCTCACGCGCGCGAGCACCTCGGGCGTCGCCTTGCCCTCGTAGCCGCGCAGTGGGTCCAGCGCTCCGTCCACCTGGGCGAGCAGCACGTTGAGCGCCTCGGGCTCGGGCACGCCGGCGCGCGCCGTGTGCTCGAGCGCCAGCGCGAGCCGCAGCTGCGTGCCCAGCGCGGCGCGCAGCGGCGCGGGGTCGAAGGACAGCGCGTCGCCGCGCAGCGCGTCCTCGTCGATGGCCGTGAGGGCGCTGCGCAGCTGGCGCACCACCGTGGCCGCGGCCGCCGGCGCAGCCACCTCGCCGCGCAGCAGCTGCAGCGCGAGCTCCGGCGGGGGCGCCCCGAGCGGCCAGCGCGGAGCGGCCTCCGGGGGCTTCATCCAGTTCGAGGGCAGAGCCGTCTGGGCGGGGTTCGCGTCACTCATCGTCCCATGAGCGTAAAAAAATATACGTTTGGTGACAAACACAGCTTCCCCTACGTCCGCTTACAACTCTGGAGAATCAGGGCGTTCCCGGGGAGAGGAGGCCACCCGGGCCACCCTCACGCCGCAGACCCGGGCAGGGACGGCCCCCCGGCGGGGCGTCGGGGCCCCCATGCCGTGCGCATGAACAGCACCCCCACGGGCGCGCAGCTGGGCCCGCCCCCCGTGCAGCTCTTTCCGCTGCCCTCGCGTTGAGGGTGAGCCCGCAGCCCTCCGCTCCGCAGGTCTGCCCCGGGGTACGGGGCTGCACTCCCGTACGGTGGCGGCTGCAGGGCGGGTAACGAATCTGGCCAGGTGGGTTCGGTGGTCCCGTAATCATCCGCCTGGGCTGGTGGACAGGAGGCCCCTGTGCGTACGGCAGCCGGTGTCGCGTTCCTGCTCCTCCAGCTCGTCTGGATGCTCGTCGAGCAGCGTGGGCCCACGCGCTACTTCTGCTGGGCGCCGAACGACTACATGACGCGCTACCACCTCGAGGTCCGCGTGGCGGGGCGTGCGCTCTCCCCGGCGGAGATCCAGCAGCGCTACCACCTGCCGGCCGAGGACCTGTCCGAGAACGTCCCCCAGCACCTCATCGACATCCTCGAGCAGCGCGAGCGGACCTCCGGACGCGGGGAGGAGGCCGCGGTGGCGCTGCGCTACCGCGTGAACGGCCGGGAGGAGCGGACATGGAGTCGCCCCTAGAGGAGTCGCCCCTAGAGGAGTCGCCCCTAGAGCACGGCCCGGTGCCGTCCCCAGACGTGCTCGCGCGCGAGCGCCCGGTGCGGGCCTCCTGGAACCCGCTCGCGGTGAGCGGCACGGCGCTGCCGCCCAACGTCCTGCTCGCGGCGAAGCTCATCGCCGTGAGCTTCATTGCCACCGGGCAGGTGCAGGCGCTCCCCTCCCCCTTCCTCCCCTTCGTCGCCGTGCTGGACGGGCTGCCCCTCCAGCCCGTGCTCCAGGCGCTGTTCCTCACGGCGACGACGGCTCTGCTGCTCAACCGCGCCGTGCGCACCTGTTGCCTGGTGCTGGGCGCGACCCTGTTCGTCGCGCTCCTGTCGTCGCGCCTCTACTTCGAGAACAACAGGACCTTCACGGCCTGCGTGCTCTTCCTCACGGGCCTGTACGAGCCACGCCAGAGGCACTCGCTCATCCGCCTCCAGCTCGTCGTCCTGTACTTCGGTGCGGCGCTCAACAAGGTGCTGGACCCCGACTGGCGCTCCGGCCAGTTCTTCGAGAACTGGGTCACCCACGTGCTGCAGTACCCGGGCTACGCGCGCTTCAGCGCCCTGCTGCCCCCGCTGGCGCTCTCCGCCCTCCTGGACTGGCTGGCCATCGCCACCGAGGCGGCGCTCGCGCTCGGCTTCCTCGTGCCCCGGCTGCGGCGCCCGGCCATCGTCCTCGGAGTGCTGTGGCACACCGGGCTCCTGCTGATCACCGGCCGCACGTTCGGGATGTTCTACTACGCGCTGCTGAGCAGCTATGTCGCAGTGGCCGCCTGGCCTCGGGCACCGCTCACCCTGCTCTACACGCCGGCGCGCCGCGGGGCGGGCGGGCTGCGCTCCCTGCTGCAGCGCCTCGACTTCGACCACGCCTTGCACTGGGTCCGGAGCGACGCCGCCGCGGCGCGCGGGCCCGGCGTGCGCGCCAACGCCTACCGAGGCCTGGCCGCCTACGTGGCAGCCCTCCGGTACACGCCGGCCACGTACTTCGTCCTCCTGCTCGGAGTCCTGATGCTCCGTCCCCTCAGCCAGGTGTACCGCAGCCTCCTGATGAAGCTCGCCTGACGCGCTGCCCTTCCCGCTGGAGCCCGCATGCAGCTGCTCCCGTTCCTCGAGCCCTCCGCCGCAGCCCCGGCCGCCCGCGCCTACCAGGCGAGCGTGAACGCGCAGTTCGCACAGGAGGCCGGGTACTGGAAGGGCGTGTACGCGCAGCAGTCTCTCGCCGGCCTGATCTACCAGCTGCGCCACGCGACCGCGCTCGCGTGGATCGACGCGCTGGCGCTGCCTCCGCTCTCGGCCGTGCTGGAGATCGGCTGTGGCGCCGCGCTCATGTCGGTCGCGCTCGCCCGGCGCGGACACCGCGTGGCGTGCATCGATGCGAGCGCGGAGATGGTGAGGCAGGCCTGCACCGGGGTCCAGGAGGCGGGCGTGAGCGACCGGGTCACCGTCCACGAGGGCGACGCCCATGCGCTGCGCTTCGCCGCGGGCTCGCAGCGCCTGGTGGTCGCGCTCGGCGTGCTGCCCTGGCTGTACTCGCCGGCCCTGGCGCTCGCCGAGATGGTGCGCGTGCTGCGGCCGGGAGGCTACGTGCTCCTGAGCTCCGACAACCGCCTTCGCCTCGACCACCTGCTGGACCCCCGGCGCACGCCGGCGCTCGCCCCCGCCAGGCGCCTCCTGCGTCCGCTGGCGCGCGCGCTCGGAGTCCGCCGGCCCGCAGGCCTCGCCTCCCTGATGACGTATCGGAAGCTCACCCGGCTGCTGCGGGGCGCCGGGCTCGAGCCCCTCCGGCACCGGACCTTCGGCTTCGGGCCCTTCTCACTGCTCGGCAGGCCCCTGCTGCCGGGCCCGCTCGGGATCCGCCTGCACCAGCGCCTGCAGGCGCTCGCGGACCGCGGCGTCCCGGTGCTCCGGGCCACGGGGGCCCAGGACCTGGTGCTCGCGCACCGTGTGTAGCAGGGCAGGCGTGCGTGCATGCGAGACGGGGGCGGACCCACGCACGACCAGAGTCCAGTGCCCGTGCACTCGGGCAGACCCTATCCCAGGGAGGCCTCACGGCACCGTGGCGAGGCGCCGCGCGTTCCAGGGGGCTCCGCGGTCATCCCCTCTGGAGTGACCGGGACTTGCAGAGACTCTCTGGCGCAGCCACGAGGCACCGCGCATGGACGGCATGACGAAGCGGCACGGCACCCAGCAGTACCTGCACCTCATCGGGGTGCGAGAGCTCCCGCGGCTGACCAGCCCCTTCGACCCGGGCTACGATCCCCTGACGGTCGAGGCGCACCTGGCGCAGAGCGCGCACCTGATGGCCTCGCTCAAGATCTCCATGGCCTGCTGGCTGATCGCCGACGAGGCCACGACGCGGCGGAAGATCGCAGCGGCGCGGGCCCACGGCGTTCCGACGGTCACCGGCGGGGGCCCCTTCGAGGTGGCGGCCGCCCAGGGGCAGCTCGAGGCCTACCTCGACCTGTGCGCGGAGCTGGGGGTGACGCGCATCGAGTGTGGCGAGGGCTTCACGCACCTGGCCGGTGAGCCGGGCGCCATCGTCCGGAGGGCCCACGCGCGGGGGCTGGCCGTGCAGTTCGAGCTCGGCAAGAAGCACGAGGGGCCCTTCACCGAGGCCTCCCTGCGCGAGGCGCTCTCGCTGGGGCGGGTCTGGCTGGACGCCGGCGCCGAGCAGCTGGTCGTCGAGGCGCGCGAGAGCGCGCGGGGAGTCGGGGCCTTCGGTGACGACGGGTCCCTGCGCTTCGAGTACGTGGAGCCCTTCGCCGAGCTGTTCGGGTTGGGGCGGGTGATCTTCGAGGCGCCCACCAAGGCGAGCCAGTTCGCCTTCCTCGAGCACTTCGGGCCGCAGGTGCAGCTCGGGAACGTGCGCCTGGAGGAGCTGCTGCGCGTGGAGATCTTCCGGCGCGGGCTCCACTCGGACGCGTTCGCCCTCCCCAACCTCCGTCCGGCCCACCCATGAGCGCACGCAAGACGGTCGCGATCCACTGCTTCCAGGACGGCGCCGCCCCCTCCTTCTCCAGGTCGAAGGGCCACGCCATCGTGGCCGTGGACGTCATCCGGGCGACGACCACGGCCGTCACCGCCCTCGCCGCCGGCCGCCGCTGCTTCCCCGTCGCGACGGTGGACGCCGCGGTCCGGCGCGCCCGGCAGCTCGCGAGCCCGCTCCTGGTCGGCGAGCTCGGCGGGAACATGCCGTACGGCTTCGACCTCACCAACAGCCCGGCGGCGCTGGCGGCGCGCACGGACGTGGGGCGGCCCATGGTCCTGCTCTCCACCTCCGGCACCCCGCTCATCTGCGCGCCCGGGACCTCGCAGCCGACCTATGTCGCGTGCCTGCGCAACTACCGGGTGCAGGCCCGGCACCTGGCGGCGCACCACGACGCGGTCACCGTCATCGGCGCGGGGGCGCGCGGCGAGTTCCGCGAGGAGGATCAGCTGTGCTGCGCCTGGATCGCGGAGCAGCTGCTGCGCCTGGGCCACGAGCCGGAGGACGAGAGGACGCGGGCCCTGGTCGAGCGCTGGAGCGGAGCGCCGGTGGAGGCCCTCCTCTGCAGCGCGAGCGTGGCCTACCTGCGACGCACCGGCCAGCTCGCGGACCTGGAGTTCGTGCTGTCCCACGTCGACGACGTCGGCGAGGTGTACCGCCGCTGCGGGCGCGAGCTCGTGCGCGCGCCCGTCCTCCCCCTTCCGCTCACCCGGTCGCTCGAACATGCGCAGGCGTGAGGCAGCGCCCGTGGACCTGGCCCCGGCGCCCCTGGACACCTCCGTCCCGGTGGTGGTCCTGTCCACGGGCTACTGCGGGATGGGCATCGCGCGCACCCTGGGGCGTCTCGGCGTCCGGATGCACGGCGTGCACCGCAGCGCGGATGCGCCCGCGGCCCACTCGCGCTACTGGCGGGAGCGGCTCACCTGGCCCTTCGACCCGGAGCGGGAGGGCGCGCTCGCGTGGCTGATCGGGATCGGCAGGCGCATCGGGGCGCGCCCCATCCTCATCCCCACCGACGACCGGGGCAGCATCTTCGTGAACGAGCACGCGGGCGCGCTGCGCGAGGTGTTCCGCTTCCCGGAGAAGCCCGCCGGCCTCGCGCGCACCCTCGCGAGCAAGAAGAGCATGTACCAGCTCTGCAAGCGGCTCTCGATCCCCACCCCCGAGACCGTCTTCCCGCGCTCGCGCGACGACGTGGCGGCGTACGCCCGCGCCGCGCGCTTCCCCGTGATGCTCAAGGGGATCGACACGGTCCTGCTCTACGAGCGCACCGGCACGCGGATGGTGGCCGTGCAGAGCGCCGACGAGCTGCTCTCGCTCTACGAGCGGATGGAGTCCCCCGAGGCGCCGAACCTGATGCTGCAGGAGCTCATCCCGGGAGGCTCCGAGCAGGTGTGGATGTTCAACGGCTACTTCGATGCGCAGTCCCGCTGCCTGTTCGGGCTCACCGGCAAGAAGCTGCGCCAGTACCCCGCGTACGCCGGCGTGACCAGCCTGGGCGTCTGCGTGGCGAACGAGGCCGTCGCGCGCCAGACCTGCGAGCTCATGCGGGCGGTGGGCTACCGCGGCATCCTGGACATCGGCTTCAAGTTCGACGCGCGCACGGGCGAGTACAAGCTCCTGGACGTCAACCCGCGGGTCGGCGCGACGTTCCGGCTCTTCGTCGACTCCGCCGGCATGGACGTCGTGCGGGCGCTGTACCTGGACCTCACGGGGCAGCGCGTCCTGCCGGGCCGTCCGCTCGAGGGACGCAAGTGGATCGTGGAGCCCTACGATCTCTCCTCCTCCGTGCGCTACCTGCGCGACGGGGTCATCGGCCCGCGCGAGTGGGCCCGCTCCTTCCGCGGGCTCCAGGAGGGCGCCCTGTTCGCGTGGGACGACTTGGGTCCCCTGTTCGCCGCAGGGGGGCGTTCGTTGAGCCGGGGACTGCGCAGGCTGCGCGCGGGCATGGCCCCGGCGCTGCCGCCACGCCGCCGGGTGCAACAGCTCACGGAGGCTCACGGGGCTGCGGTCCTCCAGCCAGCCCGTCCCCGGCCCTCCCCTCTGCCGGCGCCAGCGGGGACGGGGGGCCGGCGCGCGCGCCCCAGCGGCGCTTGAAGGTGGCGCGGTGCGCCTCCCACCACTCGCGCCACTCGCGGATGGCGGCCTCGCGCTCGGCCCGCGGACCCGCGGGCTGGAAGTGGAGTCAGGTGCTGGTGGCGTCGCGCAACACCATCTCCGCGAGGAAGCGCGTGCGCAGGTCCTCGCTCTCCAGGAGCGCGATGAGCTCGGGAATGGTGCGCGCTCCGAGCGCCGCGCGGTCGTGGGCAAAGGTGTCGTCCATGCGGGGAGGGTAATGCCCGCGCGGGGCGCCTGCCGGCCGGCCGCCACCGCGTGGCGGTGTTCGTGCTCGATGCCGCGCTGCAGCTCGTGCTCGCCGGCGCCTGGGGGCTGCGAGGGAGAGCGCTGCGCGTTAGGCCTGGAGGGTGAGCGCCCCGCACCCTGCCGAGAAGCCCTGCCTTCGCTGCGGCCGCCGCATCACCTGGCGCAAGAAGTGGGAGCGCGACTGGGACGCGGTGCGCTACTGCTCCACGCGCTGCCGGAGCGCAGGCGCGCCGGACGACGGGCTGGAGGCGGCCATCCTCGCGGCCCTGGCGGCGCGTGCGCGCGGGGCGACCTGCTGCCCCTCGGAGATTGCCCGCGCGCGCTGGCCCGCGGACTGGCGCGCGCACATGGAGGAGGTGCGCGAGGCGGCGCGCCGGCTCGTGGCGCAGGGGCGGCTGCACATCGTGCAGGGCGGCCGCGTGGTGGACCCCTCCGATGCGCGCGGTCCCATCCGGCTGCGACTCGCGCGCGGAGGCCCGCAGGCGTCCGGCGATGCCGCGGGGCAAACCTGAGCCGGGAGTCAGACGGTCTCGGCTGCAGGTCCGCGCGCCCTGCAGTGCCGAGAACCGGCGTGACGCGCCCCGCCGCTCTATCCGGTGACGAGGTCGCGCAGGCGCAGCACGTCGTCCAGGACGGGCTGCAGCACCTCGGGGCGCTCGTACACGTCGGAAGGCATTCCCGTGAGCTCCATGACCCACTGAACGGAGGGGGCCCGTCCGGCCTCGATCCGCACCTCGCGCTTGACCTTCACGGTCGAGTACGCGCGGGGAAAGACGCGCGGAAGGTACGCCGCGAGCTCCGGGTCGGACAGCTTGCGCGCAATGGCAGCGTGCGCCGGCCCGGTGACGAGCAGCCGGGTGGTGCCCGCGGTGACCCAGCTGTGCCGCGCAGGAACGGAGAAGGCGTACACGTATTTGACTGCCTCGGCTGGCGCGATCACGGCCCCTGGACCGCCATCCAGATCGAGCACCAGGCTGCAGTAGTAGCCACCACCGCCGACTCCCCCGCCGCCCGCCAGCCGGCGCAGCGTGCACCGGGCCCCGCCGTAGCGAAAGGACACCGCGTCGGTCAGCCAGGAGGTCGTGCCCTGAAAGTGCGCGGCGAGCGGCGCGGCCTGCTGCCTTGCCCTGCGGGTGAGGAGCACGAAGACGAGGCCGATGGGCGCGAAGATGATGAGCGACAAGGGGAGCGAGATCACAGCCGGCTTCTCCGTTTCCAGGGGTCAGCCCCGGAGGGCGCCCGCTGCCACCTTGGCACTGACCTCCCGGACAAACCAATGCCCTTGCTGCTCCGTATGAGCGACAAGGAGGCGCGCCAGGGCGGGCGCCGGACCCCGCCCTCGAGCGGAACGAAAAGGTGGATGGACACGTGACTCAGCCCATTGTTGCGCTCGCGGGTAGCACGGGGGATCTCGGTGAGCGGCTGTGCAAGGCCCTGGTCGCACGCGGTGCCTCGGTGAGGGCGCTGCTGCGCCCGGAGGCTGCCGAGGCGGACGCAGCCCGGCTCCTCGAGCTCGGCGCCACGCCGGTGCGTGCAGACCCGCAGGACGTCGCCGCCCTGGCGACCGCGCTCGAGGGCGCCTCGTGCGTCGTCTCGGCGCTCAACGGGCTGCGCGAGGTCATCGTCGGGCGTCAGGGCGTGTTGCTCGATGCGGCGGTCCGGGCGGGCGTCCCGCGCTTCATCCCCTCCGACTACGCAGCGGACTTCACGAAGACGCGGCCGGGGGACAACCGCAACTTCGACCTGCGCCGGGAGTTCATGGCGCGCGCGGACCGCGCTCCCCTGCAGGTGACGTCCATCCTCAACGGCGCCTTCATGGACATGCTGGGCCGCGAGATGCCGCTCATCCAGCCCGCCATCCACCGCGTCCTCTACTGGCAGGACGCGGACCAGCTCCTCGACTTCACGGCGAAGGACGACGTCGCCGCGTACACCGCCGCCGTGGCGACGGACGCGCGGACGGCGCCGCGCTTCCTGCGCATCGCGGGCGAGAGCCTCAGCGCGCGCGGCCTCGCCGCGGCGGTGAGCGAGGTGAGCGGCGAGCGCTACCGCACGCTCTGGGCGGGAAACCTCGCCACGCTGGGACTGATGATCCGCGTCGCGAAGCGCCTTGCGCCCCAGCCCGACGCGGTGTTTCCGCCCTGGCAGGGCATGCAGTACTCACGCGACATGTTCAGCGGCCGGGGCAAGCTCCAGCCGCTCGACAACGCGCGCTATCCCGAGCTGCGCTGGACCTCCGTGCGGCAGCTGCTCGCGCAGAGGCCGCGGTGACTTCACGGCACGGATGCCTCGGCGCTGTCACGCCTCCGAATCGAAGGTGATTCGGACACCGTCGCGTCCGATGGCCTTGCGCGCCAGCTCTGTGGCGGTGGCGAGGTCGAGGTTGAGAAGGCGTGCGACCTCGGAGATCGCGATGCCGGGCCGCGCCCTCGCGAGGTCCGCAATCGTCGCGTTCATCGACGACGTCATCGGCTCGGCGAAGCGAACCCTCCTTCCCCTGTCGAACCCGATCCGGAGCAGCGTCTCGTAAGCATCGAAGTCGCTCGGCCACTGCTGCTGCGCGACGATGTCTTGCAGCTGGCGTGCATCCAGGCGCAGCATGCAGAAGACGTCGTTCTGTCGCTCCTCCTGCCCGATGAGCCAGCCCTGACCGCACAAGCGGCAGCGCGCGGCCCACAGCCACCAATACGGGTCCCCCCGCTGCGCGACCTGCTCCAGGCTGCGAAAGACGTCGCCATCCGACCACTCCCGCCCCGCCTCGAACGCGGGTGCCGGTGCCTGGAAGTGCCCCATGTCCACGACGTCGAGCGTCCTCAGCCGGATGCAGCAGCAGTCGGGCGAGGGACGCCCCCGGGCGTGGGCCGCGAGCGCGCACCGCAGAGACCAGACTTCCGCCCGGTCGGTGAAGTGGGTCGAGATGGCCATCAGGAAGAGCGCCTGCCCCAGCTCGCTCTCGAGCCGCGGCTCGGCGTAGACCCACCTCTCGAACTCGGGCACGGGAACGTCGCCTCGAACGAAGGCCCAGAGCCGCTCGGTGATGTCGTCGGGGGTTCGCATTGCCAGCTCGCGGGGAGCATAGGACGAGGAGCCCCTGGGCGAGGGACTGCAGATGGCGCCCGTGGCCGCACCGGGAGGTGTCAGGGCCGGGCCACCGAGGACGGCGCCGCTGAAGGCACCTGCGAGGTGAGGGCGCGCAGCTCGCCGGCCAGGCGGGCCGAGTCGTGGTCCGGCCCCACGCCCTCGATGAGGAGGAGCTCGCCCTCGAGGTGGCGCGTGCGCAGTGGGAGGATGTGCCGGTAGGCCGGCGAGTCGTACCAGGCGCGCGCGGCCGCCATGGTGGGGAACTCGATGAGCACGGGCGTACCCTGCCAGGTCCCCTCCTTCACCTCCGGCGCAGCGCCGTGGATGCGGAAGCGCCCGCCGAAGGGGTCCAGCGTCGCCTGGATCCTCTCCATGTACTCGAACACCTCCGGGTGGGGCTGGGCGCTGCGCAGGTGCGCCAGGGCAAATGCGGTCATGGTTCTCTCCTTCGCTCCTTCGGACGCCGGCAGGGGCGCCGCTGTCCGGAGCTGCGCCTGAACATGCGCCACGCGGGGAGCCCGGGCGATGACCTGCAAGGTAAGGCCGGCTCGTTCGAGCTCAGCGCCGCGCCTGGCGCATCCCTTTGGACACGCGCTGTGCGGCGGCGGTCACTCTCTCGGCAGATGTCGGCCCCGCTCGAGGCCGCTCGGGCATGGTTCCCTCACGAGGTGACGATGGACGGAGTGAGGGCACTGCCGAGGAGCGCCTTCGGGCTTCTTTGCCTGACGTCGTACCTCGCGTGCGAACCACAGGAGGCGCCTGACTCGCGCGAAGTGGCCGAGCCGCGAGGAGTCCTGGCCGTCGCAAGCGCGAGCGCACAATGGTTGCGTGACCGCTACGCAGCCCATCTCTGCGAGCGCGACGGAGGGAGCTGGGACTCAGAGGACGGCTACTGCGCTGGCCCCGCATGGTGTGAGGCGGCCGGAGGCACTTTCATCCGCGAAGCTCCGGGTTACGTCTGCGAGAGCAGCCGCGCGGGTCCTGCCTGCGGGACCGACAACGACTGCGCCGCGGGAGCGGAGTGCATGCGCCACCACGGTGGCTTCGCGGGCGGGATGACCGAGCGTCGCACGTGCGAGGTGCCGTGTGCTGCGGACGGGGCCTGCCCATCGCGGATGAGCTGCGTCCACCACCTGTGTGGCGGCCCGAGGTCGAGGACCTCGAGCGGTGCTGTCTGCGCCCCATGGTTGGACGCGCCGCGCGGCGCTGCGAAGTGAGGGCCCCGAGCGCGAAGTTCCCGCGCCGGAATACGGCCTCAGCGCCGCGCCTGGCGCACGTGCCAGCACACGCCGGCCAGGTCGATGAGGTGCAGCTCGCGGCCCCACGGGAAGTCGGTGGGCGCTCGCAGCTGCACTCCCGGGAAGCGCTCGGGCAGCTGCTTCTGCGCGAGCGCCGCCGCGTAGGCCTCGAGGTCCTCCACCTCGTAGACGATCATCTGCTGCGCGGCCCACTGCGCCCCGCTGTGCTCCTGCAGGATGAAGTACGCGCCGCCGAAGCGCAGGCCGGCGTAGCCGCCCTCCTGCCACTCCGGCGCGAAGCCCAGCTCGGCGAAGAGCGCGAGCGCCTGCGCGAAGTCGGGCCCCGAGGGGGCGAAGGGATAGAGGGACGTCGCGCGCACCGTCATGAGGCGAGCAGCCTGTCGACGAGCGCGACGTAGCGCCTCATCGCCTCCTCGCGGCCCACGCCCTTCATCCCCGTCCAGGCGTCGAACTTCGCGCGGCCCTTGAGGTCCAGCATGCCAGGGCGCTTGCCCTGCACGTCGCCTTCCGTGCCCTGCTTGTAGAGCGCGTACAGCTCCAGCAGCGTGTCGTTGGAGGGACGGGTGCGGAGCGTCTTCACCCGCTGCTGCGCCGACGCGAAGTCTTCCGGGAGGGCCATGCGCCCATCTTGCCTCGCCGGCGCCGGCTTTGCGTCCCCCCTTGCGTCCTGGCCTATCGTGGCCGCGTGACTCCGCGCCTCGTCTTTCAACCCACCATGCAGAGCCTGCTGCATGCGCTCGGCCCCCGGCTCGACGCCGGCTGCGCGGCGCGGCTGCTCCAGGTGGGGGTGAACACGGAGGCCCCGCTGCTGGACGCCTACCCCGTCTCCGTCTTCGCTGCCGCGCTGCGCGTAGCGGCCGGGGCGCTGGCGCCCGGACTCCCGGAGGAGGAGGGCGTGCGGCGCGTGGGCCGCTGCTTCGTCCAGCGCTTCAGCGAGACGCGGCTCGGCCGCGCGGGGCTCACCCTGGCGAGGCTGATGGGCCCCGAGTACCTCGTGCGCCACTTCGGCCAGGCCATCCGCCTGGGCGACAACTACACGCAGGTGCACGCGCAGCAGCAGGCGCCGCGGCACTTCCTGGTGACGGTGCATCCCGCGCAGCTGCCCGGCTTCTACGTGGGCTTGTTCGAGGAGGGCCTGCGCGCCCTGGGCGCGAGCGCGGTGGAGGCCCAGCTGCACGCGCTGCACGGCGAGGGCTTCGTCTTCTCGGTTCGCTGGAGCTGAGCGGGGCGAGCAGCCCGCGGGCCCCACCTGCCGCTTCGAGAACGGGCGCTGCGCCGCCCGGACGCTTGCGCGGCGCTTGCTTCCGGAGCCCTCTTGGGCCCTAGTGCCCCCCGCCCCCGCGTCACATGGCTGCGTCCCCCGACTACCAGGCGCTCTTCGCGCTCTCGCCCAACCCGTACTGCCTGCTGGACCGGCAGCTGCGCTACGTGACGGCCAACGCCGCCTACCTGCAGGTGACGGCGAGCCGGCTCGAGGACCTGGTGGGCCGCGGCCTCTTCGACGCCTTCCCCCACGACCCGGCGGACCCGAACAACGCGCCGGCCCTGCAGCTGCGCGCCTCGCTCGAGAAGGTGCTCGCCACGCGCGAGC
It contains:
- a CDS encoding DUF2378 family protein, which codes for MTPRLVFQPTMQSLLHALGPRLDAGCAARLLQVGVNTEAPLLDAYPVSVFAAALRVAAGALAPGLPEEEGVRRVGRCFVQRFSETRLGRAGLTLARLMGPEYLVRHFGQAIRLGDNYTQVHAQQQAPRHFLVTVHPAQLPGFYVGLFEEGLRALGASAVEAQLHALHGEGFVFSVRWS